Below is a window of Rhizobium jaguaris DNA.
CCTCCCCCGCCGAGCAATACGGCGAGGGAGAGCGTGACTGCCACGCGTGATGGGGTGCTCAAGGGGCGGCCTTCAGGACGAGTTCGCCCTGGACAGTGTCAGGTTCGCCCTGGACCTTGGCGGCGAGCTTGAAACGCCAGCTGCCGGCCATCGCGAAGTCGGTCTTGAAGGCGTAGACGCCGGGTTCCGTCGAGGTTGCCGCCTCGACAGGCGTCGTCATCATCTCCATGCCCTCGGGGCCATGTCCATTCGGGTGGTGAAGATGACCGCGTCGGCAACGGGCTTGCCCGTCCGCTTGTCGACCAGGCGGACGATGACCGGCGATCCCTGGCCCTGCTTGACGTTGGAGTCGACGGCCTGGAACTCGTAATCCTGCGCGGCTGCGAAGGTGACGGTGGCGGAGCCGGCGACTAGGATACCGGCGAGGAGCATCGCTCCTCCAGGAAGATATGTCTTGTTCATGATTTCCGATCTCATCGGGACGGATTCTCGATCGCGTCCACGGGTCAAAATTGATGGCCATCGGATCCGAGCGGACGCACTTAGGCGTCCGGCGCGAGCCGTGGGCATGTTTCAAAAATGAATTGAGATCAGGCTTTCGGAGGTCGGGCCGGCGGTTCGATCAAGGTCGATGTCAACTGCGATGCCGGAAACAGATCGTAGCGGTGAGACAGCCAGGACAGCGCGAACGACCAGCCGTGATGATCGGACGCATGAGCGGAGATGGAGGTCGTGCAGACAAGCGCCAGCGCGCAGCCTTTGGCGTAGTCCGACTTGACGGGCTGCGTCTGCAGACAGCAGGACATGTCCTCGGCCATGTTCATGCCGGACATGTCGCTGCTCATTCCGTCCATTGCCACATGACCCGAGGCGGCCATGGCGCTGCTCGCCAGCCCAATGCTTACCGGGCCAATAACGACCGCGAGCATGGCGACGAGCAGGAACAGACGATGGAGGGTCCGCAGGAGGGTCATGCAATTATACTGGCATGTCGTTTCCGGCATTGGAAGCGGGCTCACGAAGATGTGTTGTGACGGATAGTTCGGGCGAGATGAATGCTCTCGGCGACCCGGCCTCAAGCGAACTCATTGAATTTGAATTTCCGCTAGAGAGTGACACGGAGAAACGATGCCGAGCACAACCTCGAGGGATCAGAGTCGCGCCCGATCCAGGCGGACGGGGCGCCTACCTCTTCAGGAGGGGAAAGGGTGCCTAAAATCGTGTAATCACGCTGATTCCGGTGCCTTCCGCCTTGTCCAGCACCATCAGCGCCGGCACCGCTTCTTCGAGGCTGATTTTACGGCCGATCAGCTTTTGCGGGGCGATCTTGCCGGCGGCGAGCATGTCCAGCATGGCGTCGTAACGCCAGGCCTGCATGCCGTGGCTGCCGTAGATCTCCAGCTCATGCCCGATCACCTGCGCCATCGGGATCTGTGGCGCGGCATATTCGCCGAGCATCAAGCCGACTTGCACATGCCTGCCGCGGCGGCGGAGATTTTTGATCGAATTGAAGCAGGTGACGGGATGGCCGAGCGCATCGATCGACACATGCGCACCACCCTTGGTGATCTCGCGCACGGCCTCAGCGACATCGGCGACGCTGGCGGCGTTGATCGTCGCGACCGCGCCACATTCGCGCGCGAAAGCTAGCTTCTCGTCGGAAATGTCGATGCCGATGGCGTTCGCGCCGAGCGCACTGGCGATCATGATGGCGGATAGGCCGACGCCGCCGCAGCCGTGCACTGCGATCCATTCGCCCGGCCGCGTTCTAGCCTGGTCGGCAACCGCGCGAAACGAAGTCGCAAAACGGCAGCCGAGGCTCGCCGCCGTCGCATCATCGATTGTCTCCGGCAAATGCACCAGATTGGTGTCTGCATAGTCGATCGCCACATATTCGGCGAAGGAGCCCCAATGGGTGAAACCGGGCTGGAACTGGTTCGGGCAGACCTGCTGATTGCCGGAATGGCATTCGGCGCAATGGCCGCAGCCGGAAACGAACGGCACAGTGACGCGATCGCCGACCTTGAAGCGAACCACGCCCCGGCCCGTCGCCACTACCTTGCCGGCCAGCTCATGGCCGGGCACATGCGGAAGCTTGATATCGGGGTCATGGCCCATCCAGCCATGCCAATCGCTGCGGCAAAGCCCGGTTGCGCCAATGGCGATCACGACGCCGTCCTCGTTTGGCGTGGGGTCGGGGAGCGTGCGAATATCGGGCGCGGCCTCGAAGGCCTCATAATACATAGCTTTCATGGGAATCTCGCCTATCCTGCCGCGGTTGGCATGACCTATCATTTTTCCTGATTCACCCATTCGTCAAGCTATTGTTTCGGCGCATGAAAATTGCGCCGGGAATGCGGCTTCCGGCGCTTTGTTGCGAATGGATTTTGGACCGTAATTTCCGCTTGACCCCCAAGTTGCGCAGGCATTTTCTTCCCGCTTTTAGGAGGAACTCATCATGGCCGTCGATACATCCCCCCGCACCGCAACCTGGACCTATGTCGATGGAGAATGGCTCTCCGGCAATCCGCCGCTGATCGGCCCGACCTCGCATGCCATGTGGCTCGGTTCGACGGTATTCGATGGTGCGCGCTGGTTCGACGGCATTGCGCCCGATCTCGACCTCCATTGCCAGCGCATCAACCGCTCCGCGGTCGCCATGGGTCTGAAGCCGCTCAAGATGGCCGAGGAGATCGAGGCGCTGGCCTGGGAAGGCGTGAAGAAATTCGACGGCAAGACCCCGATCTACATCAAACCGATGTATTGGGGCGAGCATGGCTCGCCGGGCAGCGTCGTCGCCGTCGATGTGGAATCGACCCGTTTCGCGCTCTGCCTGTTCGAGGCGGCGCTCGGTGGTCATGGCGGCGTGACACTCACGGTCTCGCCCTTCCGGCGCCCTTCGCCGGAAACTGCCATGACCGACGCCAAAACCGGTTCGCTTTATCCGAACAGCGGCCGCATGATCGTGGAGGCGAAGAAGCGCGGCTTCGACAATGCGCTGGTGCGCGACATGAACGGCAATGTCGTCGAGACCGCTTCCTCCAATGTCTTCATGGTGAAGGACGGCGTCGTCTACACGCCGGTCGCCAACCGCACCTTTCTCGCAGGCATCACCCGTGCCCGTGTCATGGGCCTGTTGCGCCGGGCAGGGTTCGATGTGCGCGAGGAGACACTCTCCGTCGAACAATTCATGGCCGCCGACGAGATCTTCACCACCGGCAATTACTCCAAGGTCGTTTCGGTCAACCGCCTCGATAGCCGCGAATTCCAGCGGGGCCCGATCGCTCGCAAGGCGCTCGAGCTCTACATGGATTGGGCTTACGGCCGAAGCGCCAGCGAGGAGTGAGGAGTGGTCGCGCCTCGCCCGAGCAATCGATCCAGTGAATCGATTGCAGCGACGAACGCGCTGAGCCAAAGCGAAGCGTAGTGCGGCAATAAAAAGGGCAGGGCCGGCTAAGCTCTGCCCCGGAAATTCCATGAGGACTTTATGGCCGCACCGGCGTTCCGGAACGACCAGCCGAAGCGATGTAGGAATGCGGCGCGAAGAAGATGCCATCGGCTTCGAAGGCTTCAAGGTCCTCTTCCTGGAGCGCCTGGCGGACTTTCGGTCTTGCACCGACGCGAGCCATGAACCCATGTAACGCTGGCCAGCGGCTAAGGTCGATCTTGATCCAGGGCGACCAGTTCAGACACACGAAGAGATAGGCGTCGGCGATCGTGAAGTCGTTGCCGGTCAGATAAGCGCCGGCAAACCGGCCATTCAGCCAATCCAGTCGTTTGGACACCAGCTCATGGATGCCGGGATGGGCACCTTCATAAGCGGCGTTGAACAGCATCGCCATCGGCTTGTGCAGTTCGGCCGTGATGAAGTTCAGATAGGATTGCA
It encodes the following:
- a CDS encoding zinc-dependent alcohol dehydrogenase family protein, which translates into the protein MKAMYYEAFEAAPDIRTLPDPTPNEDGVVIAIGATGLCRSDWHGWMGHDPDIKLPHVPGHELAGKVVATGRGVVRFKVGDRVTVPFVSGCGHCAECHSGNQQVCPNQFQPGFTHWGSFAEYVAIDYADTNLVHLPETIDDATAASLGCRFATSFRAVADQARTRPGEWIAVHGCGGVGLSAIMIASALGANAIGIDISDEKLAFARECGAVATINAASVADVAEAVREITKGGAHVSIDALGHPVTCFNSIKNLRRRGRHVQVGLMLGEYAAPQIPMAQVIGHELEIYGSHGMQAWRYDAMLDMLAAGKIAPQKLIGRKISLEEAVPALMVLDKAEGTGISVITRF
- a CDS encoding branched-chain amino acid aminotransferase codes for the protein MAVDTSPRTATWTYVDGEWLSGNPPLIGPTSHAMWLGSTVFDGARWFDGIAPDLDLHCQRINRSAVAMGLKPLKMAEEIEALAWEGVKKFDGKTPIYIKPMYWGEHGSPGSVVAVDVESTRFALCLFEAALGGHGGVTLTVSPFRRPSPETAMTDAKTGSLYPNSGRMIVEAKKRGFDNALVRDMNGNVVETASSNVFMVKDGVVYTPVANRTFLAGITRARVMGLLRRAGFDVREETLSVEQFMAADEIFTTGNYSKVVSVNRLDSREFQRGPIARKALELYMDWAYGRSASEE
- a CDS encoding glutathione S-transferase N-terminal domain-containing protein, yielding MKLYMHAAACSLSPHIVCRELGLDIELVEVDRKTHRTSSGDDYLAINGNGYVPALMLDDGRILTEGPAIVQFLAECTPEGERLLPKAGTYARSQVQSYLNFITAELHKPMAMLFNAAYEGAHPGIHELVSKRLDWLNGRFAGAYLTGNDFTIADAYLFVCLNWSPWIKIDLSRWPALHGFMARVGARPKVRQALQEEDLEAFEADGIFFAPHSYIASAGRSGTPVRP